The genomic stretch CGAGGACGACGTCTACGACCAGGCCGACGCCGCCGGCTTCATCCGCCTCTACGGCCTCCCCATGCGCGTCGCCGCGCTGAAGGCCGTTCAGTCCGCGCCGGCCCTCGTGCCGATGCTGACGGACGTGGCGGCGGACTGAACGGGACCCCCCTCCCCCGGCCCCTCCCCCGCAAGGGGGGAGGGGAGCGGAAAAGCAGTTCCTCCCTCCCCCTTGCGGGGAGGGATTGAGGGAGGGGGTCGCCGTTTCGCACTCACGCACTTTCGCACTCACGTACTCCCATGGCATCCAGCGCCTCCGCCGTCCCCGTCGCCCGCCTCTGGGGCGGACGCTTCGCCGCCGGGCCCGCGCCCGAGATGGACCGGCTGAACCGCTCGCTCCCCGTGGACTTCCGCCTCTGGCGCGAGGACGTGGCGGGGAGCCAGGCGTGGGCGGAGGCGCTCGCCGCCGCCGGGGTGCTCTCCGCGGGGGAGGGCGCGGAGCTGCGCGCGGGGCTGGACCGCGTGGGGGCGCGGCTGGAGGGGTGGGGAGCCGCGGAGTGGGCCGCCGCCCCGGACGAGGACATCCACTCGCTGGTGGAGCGGCTGCTCTACGAGGAGGCGGGCGCGGTCGCGGGGAAGCTGCACACCGGGCGCTCCCGCAACGACCAGGTGGCGACGGACGCGCGGCTCTGGGCGTGCGGGGCGGCGTCGCGGCTGGACGCGGCGCTCCGCGGCCTGCAGCGCGCCCTGCTGGAGCAGGCGGAGCGGCACCTGGACACCGTGATGCCGTCGTACACGCACCTGCAGAGGGCGCAGCCGGTGTCCGCGGCGCACTGGCTCCTGTCGCACGCCTGGCCGCTGGCGCGCGACCGCGAGCGGCTGGCACAGGCGCGCGAGCGGGCCGCCGTGCTCCCGCTGGGCTCCGGCGCCATCGCCGGGTGCCCCTTCCCGGTGGACCGGGTCCTCCTCAAGGAGACGCTGGGCTTCCACGCCGTGTCGCAGAACAGCATCGACGCGGTCGCGGACCGGGACTGGGTGGCGGACCTGCTCTACGTCGCCGCCATGGTGGGGGTGCACCTGTCCCGCCTGGGGGAGGACCTGGTCCTCTTCGCCTCGTCGGAGTGGGGGCTCGTGCGCCACTCGGACCGCTTCTCCACCGGCTCCTCGCTGATGCCGCAGAAGCGGAACCCGGACGCCATGGAGCTGTCGCGCGGCAAGGCGGGGCGGCTGGTGGGGGCGCTCACCGGCTTCCTGGCCGTGCTGAAGGGGCTCCCCTCCGGCTACAACAAGGACCTCCAGGAGGACAAGGAGGCGCTCTTCGGCGCCTTCGACACCCTGGAGGCGCTGATCCCCGCCGTCGCCGGGACGGTGCGGGAGATGGAGATCGACGCGGCGCGCTGCGCGGCGGCCGTGGACGCGGGGATGCTCGCCACCGAGCTGGCGGACTTCCTGGTGCGGGAGGGCGTCCCCTTCCGCGAGGCGCACGAGAAGGTGGGGCTGCTGGTGCGCCGCGCCGAGGCGGGCGGGTGCGGGGTGGACGAGCTGCCCCCCTCCGCCTTCGCGGAGGTGGCGGAGGAGTTCGCGGGGGCGGACCTGGCGCTGCTCTTCTCGCCGGAGGCCGCGGTGGCGCGGCGGCGCGGCGTGGGGGGGACGGCGCCAGAGGCGGTGCGGGAGCAGGCGGCGGGGCTGCGCCGGATCCTCTGATCCGGCCGCGGCCGGCGGGCCGCTTGTGAGCGGCGCTGCCGGGGCGTAGGTTGCGGCGCCGCATCCAGGACGGCTGCGGCACCACCGGGTCACGGGCGCGGCGACGTAGATGTCTTCCCATACGGAATCCCCGGAGCGGCCAGCGCGGCGAACGCGCCGGCCGCTCGTGCTCTCGGCGCTGGTCCTGGCGATGTTCCTGGCGGCCATCGAGGGAACGATCGTCGCCACGGCCATGCCGAGCATCGCCGCGAAGCTGGGCGGCTTCTCGCTCTACGGCTGGGTCTTCTCGTCGTACCTGCTGATGCAGGCCGTCACCACCCCCATCTTCGGCAAGCTCGCGGACCTGTTCGGGCGGAAGCCCGTCTTCATCGCCGGGGTGCTGGTCTTCATGCTGGGGTCGGTGCTGTGCGGCTTCGCGCACTCCATGACGTGGCTGATCGCCTTCCGCTTCCTGCAGGGCGCGGGCGCGGGCGCGGTGCTCCCCATCAGCTCCACGCTGGCGGCCGACCTGTACTCGCTGGAGGAGCGCGGACGGGTGCAGGGGTACCTGGCGAGCGTGTGGGGGATCTCCTCCATCCTGGGGCCGC from Longimicrobiaceae bacterium encodes the following:
- the argH gene encoding argininosuccinate lyase — translated: MASSASAVPVARLWGGRFAAGPAPEMDRLNRSLPVDFRLWREDVAGSQAWAEALAAAGVLSAGEGAELRAGLDRVGARLEGWGAAEWAAAPDEDIHSLVERLLYEEAGAVAGKLHTGRSRNDQVATDARLWACGAASRLDAALRGLQRALLEQAERHLDTVMPSYTHLQRAQPVSAAHWLLSHAWPLARDRERLAQARERAAVLPLGSGAIAGCPFPVDRVLLKETLGFHAVSQNSIDAVADRDWVADLLYVAAMVGVHLSRLGEDLVLFASSEWGLVRHSDRFSTGSSLMPQKRNPDAMELSRGKAGRLVGALTGFLAVLKGLPSGYNKDLQEDKEALFGAFDTLEALIPAVAGTVREMEIDAARCAAAVDAGMLATELADFLVREGVPFREAHEKVGLLVRRAEAGGCGVDELPPSAFAEVAEEFAGADLALLFSPEAAVARRRGVGGTAPEAVREQAAGLRRIL